The Panthera tigris isolate Pti1 chromosome A1, P.tigris_Pti1_mat1.1, whole genome shotgun sequence region GCACTGGCCaaattcattactttttaatcTCATGGAATCCTTCCCACACTCAGAAGTAGCTGTCAtcaccatttttcagatgaagaaactgggactCACTAGTAATAGATCACACGTATTGAGCATTCGTGTATTTGACCATGTCGCCTTGCAATTGTGACCTCATTTAATACTCAACAATcctgtattttacagatgaggaaattgagactcaaagAGTTTGTTAACTTGGCCACAGTTGGAAAACAAATGCATAGTGAAGCCAACATTCTTCAGGCCCTTGCTcctggaaaaggagggagggaggacagtggCCACCATGTAATGCAAAGTGTGAATTTCCCCACCCAGACAAGATGGTGGGCTGAGGTAAGTCATGACAGCCATCTTTGCAATGCTCAGAAGTTGTCCTGAGGAAAAGGAAGTTGATCTCTTCAGGGTGGCCCCAAGAGGGCAGAGCTGTCATCCCAAGGCCTGACTTCCCTCTTACTGAAGGAAGAATTTTAACTCAACAGCTGACAAGGAGTGGTTTCAGCAAGAAGTGGACTCCTTTCCACTGACATGTGGTTCTCCACTTTTAACCTGCTCACTGATCACCCAGGGAGCTTGTTTTTACAAAACACATACTCAAGACCTTTTTCCAGGGATTCTCAGTAAGTGTGGAGCAGGACCCTGGGTGAACCTGTCCCAGGAGGTCAACACTAGGATACTGAAGAGGCAACACGTGGCAACCCTACTATTAAAGAGGGGATTCCTTCATTATAGGAGAGGTTGGACTGGATGATCCCTAAATTACCTTCAGAGTCACTGAAACCAGAACcgtaaaaataaaatgctgagctGCTAGGAACTAGGATTGGCTGGAAACTTCTGTGAGCTAAGGGCTCCACTTGATAAAAATAGCTGTATCGCCATCTGGTGGACTGCCTAAAAAGTCTTTATTTGCACTCCTTTATCCTAAAACcatagcatgattttttttttttttttaattctgatgcCCTTCACTTTACAAACCAGGAATCAGACTCAGAAAGGCTAGAGCCTACGCCCCACATCCAGCCAGCAATCCCCAGTGTACTGCTTCTCGTAGGCTTGAATTGCACAAGACTGATCCTAGGCTTATCAATCACAAAATGTTCCAAGTTTTTCCTCCAGCAAGCAGTTAAGAGAAGGTTTAAGTTTTAGACAGCTGTCACGATGCAACAAAGTTCCCAGATACTTTAGTACTATATCTCTCAAAGGATGGGGCACTGCATTAAAAATGCAGAACTCTTGGCTCTATCTCATGTGCACACCTATAGACTGACAGTTGGACGGTGGATGCTTCACAGCCTGCGGGATCTCTCCAACCTAACCAGGTCCCAAACAGAAACCTCACATGTGTGCATCTGATTAGCAAAACCGAAATCACTTCTGAATCTCTGGCCACAGTTTAACGAGGGAGATGTAGTGTTTGCGTTCAATGTCGTTTCTCACTTTCCAGCTTCTGTGATCCCGGAAGGCatcttaggggaaaagaaaagaaaagccaaagttGGGAGAGATGCTGAGCAAACCAATCAGAATCTTATATATCTATCCCCCTtgaccatcccccccccccagaacccTCCTCTCTTACCTCTATGTTGCAAATTCCTGGAAAGAGTTGTCTATTCTGTTTCCACTTCCTCACCTCCCACTCATTCCTTACCTCACAACTGCATCCCTCTCATATCGCCTCTCGGCACATGACCTTTCCAATCCCCTTGCTTTgtctccccctcacctcccagccCCCTTCCACTCCTATGTGGTGATTGCCAAATTCTGCATTTAGCACCTCACTGCCCTCAGTCTGTGTTCTCTGCCTCGGTGGTCCTGTCCACTTGTGTGTATATCTACCACCACGTGCAGATAATCCCCCAAAGGATAACTCCAGCCATACAATCTTTCCCAAAGGACAGACCCAGGTTTCCAGGTGCATCCTGAACGTGGCCAACTGAAGCACAAGCAACTCAAACTCAACATGCCTAATATGAAATCCAtcacttaaaaaatgtgttcttccCCCTGCGTCCTAGATGTCTATGTCAACTGTACAACTACCCACTTGCTGAAGCTAGAATCCTGGGATTCGAATggattcttctctttccctttttggtTCCTACATTCAAATTGTCTCTAAGGCCCATAAATTCAGTGGAGCCCTTTTACCTGAGTTCCTGGGCTTAATAAGTGCTCTCTAAAGAAAGACCGCAGACATGCTCATTCTAGCACTTTATTGGAAATTGGTTGTGTACATCAACAAAATCAGACCAAAGTAAAGGCATTACTTCCACACAATATTCTGATGTCTGTGCTATTACATAATTTAATAAATCCCAAGATGTCGTTGATTTTGGTCAAAGAGCTTGAGCAGTCCagaaatctatataaatatagacCATAGCATCTAAAATAACCACCGTTGTTTTAAGTTAGTTCCAAAAGTCCCGGGAACATCTCTTAAAATCTGTAGCTTAGATTGGTTGCAgtgctggtgggagggagggaagggcatgCACTTTATACCACGGAGCTGATGATAgcaggtgctggggtggggggacatttCTCAAGTGTGGGCACACAAGCGGGTGGGGGCTGGAGATCATGAAAGCTGGCCAGGGAACTCGACCACCCTGTGTTTTCCCTCAGTGCTCGACTATCGCAGCGCTGAGACTCCAATGCAGAAAGAAGCCTGTCACCCCAGGTCCCTTGGCATTGCCAAGAAATGGCAGAGCCCTCCTGACTGTCGACATTCTGGCACAGACGTCCTGGGAAGCTCGAcccatctcccttcccctgccGTGCTCAGTTCCCTCCAAATTACATAACGTGAGAGAGgggcacagcaaagaaaatgctGTGAACCAAAGTGCTGCTGGCCCCTTGGGATGCGGATAGGGTGCCTTTGCTTGGTTTGAACTGAGGGGCACTGGCAAAGGCTGCTCTGCCCCCAGTGTCTCCCTCACCACCTTGAAGGCCACCATCAGTAATTAGGTTGTTTGGTTCTTCAAAGCTTCTCAGCATTCAGCAGTGACACCTGTACATCCATGGTGGCTTTGCTGCTCACTATCGCAAACAGCCGTAACCTCCACCAACTCATCGGTTCTtacaaccccatgaggtaggAAGGGCAGGGATCATGACCCCCATTTAAAAGGAACCGGGAACCCACAGAATTAGGTCCCTTGACTGAACTCACACAGCTGGCCAGTGGCAAAATCCAAACAAGAACTCGGATCTCCTCTCACATATCAAGCTCCTGAGTCCACACAGCAAAGCCCGTCCCGTCGCTTTTCTGAGAaggaagaggctgggggaggggacaccaTCCGCATCCCTCACTGCCCCTCTTGGGAGGTTCTCACACAGCCCCATTGAGGACAGGATGAGTCCGCATGCGATAGATAATGACCGCAGTGGCCGGGCACAGTAACAAAGAGGTCATGATGACAATGGTGGCCAGGATGATGAGGACAATGACCCAGATATCCAGGATGTGCTTGGGGAGCACAGCCTCCATGGGGACCTGGCTGACGGCATCCATGCTGCTTCACTCTGCAAcagacaggaaagaagaaatcactattttgtaccCTCTCCAGGAGTCAGAAGCTTGggtcacttaccagctgtgtgctCGTTAAGGTAATCTGATCAATAATAATGGCCTCATTTACCAagtgcttcctatgtgccaggcccagcactgggctctttATGTGTATTAACCCATTGAGTCCTCCCTTCAACCACCAGCTCCATGAGATGGGGACTATTACAGTCATCCTTTATTTCTTAGACTTGATCGCCAGTTATTTCCGCTTTACAGATGATGACTCTAAAACCTTTACAGATGTAAATGTGGTTAATTTTCCCAAGGAAGTGAAGCTAGATGGGTGGGACTCCAgagtcatgtttattttattttatttttttggattttcttttttttttttttataggaaatttattgtcaaattggtttccatacaacacccagtgctcatcccaaaaggtgccctccagAGTCATGTTTAACTAATAAACTGTCACACCGCTGGTCTGTCCCATCTgttaaaatgctttctcttgTTCTCCTCTTACCAAAACCTGATCTTTTCTGTGGGGACCCTACCTATGCAGTGTGGTTTAGTTAGGGTGCTCGTGTGAGCACAGGGGCAGATACGTGATCTAGGTTTGGCCATCACAAATCATAGCCTCAAGTGGACAAGTGGCCCAGCCCAGCTCCCAGGGCTTTCATGTGCAAGCTATTGGGAAAGATGACTCTTTCTGCTGGGGATTGCTAAACCAAAAGGTTGTGAGTCTGGAAAGGACGGGGTGGGCTGTGTCACCCACGTGTAGAGAGCCTGTCTTAGAgatggaaggagaaatggaaCCTTCAGGACCTGAACCCAGCACACTCTGACTCCATGTGCAACCCTGGACACGCCCCCCTCTCCCcgttcccagccccacccctacACAGAAGCGAATAATTCCCTGTTTTAAGCCGGAGTCAGTTTGGCTTCTCTCACAGCTAAAAGAGTTCTGATGGATAAGATGTAAATCAGTTGTTCCCAAACTTTTTCAATTCACAGCACCCTTAAGTAATTATTTCACAGCTCTCCAGGCCAAAAGAAATACCTAGCAGTTGCATTTAGTACGTTTAGTAGTCAGGTCCAAACACTTCAGTAAGCATTTATATCCTAACAAATTAGTAGCTGTTTGAAAAACATTGTACAcacaaatggaaaggaaaaaatagttttatttcatcCTTAGCCAGCTGCTTACTCATGGGAGGTGGGCAATGGTTAGACGCACAACTtttcagactctggagccagagtcGACAATGCCATGACCAGTCCCATTCCACATTCATGTGTGTGCAGAACTTGCTGTATCGTGGCAACAGCCAAAAACTCAGCTTCACAAAATACAACATCGCCAAAAGGAATGCAGTAAGGTTAACGTGAAACTGTAAACTATCTTGAGCTAGTCATTTTTACAGAGTCTGAGAGATGTCAAATATCAATATTCCTAtctgaaattaattaaaagatcCCAcagtcgcccccccccccccacacttttCCAATGAGTTCACCGTGGCTCCCCAGGGCTCACTGTATAACTTGGGAACCACATATATCACACATTCCCTGCCCAGAGGGCACAGGCTGGAACAAACACTCTCCTATGGTTCCTTCTAGATCTGAGATCTATTATTTCTGTGATTCTAGGTCCCAGGCAAAATTTCCAATTCCAGTCcaatttcctgctttctcctaaTCAGTAGCTTTTCCTTTCCAACGCCTTTGGATTCACGCCCACTGTTGCCCCTCTAGGAAAGGTACTGATTGCCATATCCGAGGCAGAGTCCCCAAGATATACACACAAGGATGTTCATTTCCGCATTGTTTGTTACAGCAACTAATGCAACAAGTGTCCATAAACAGTAAAATAGAATATATCCATATACTAGAATACCATGCAGTGGTTTTCATTCATCTAACAAATACGTAGTCC contains the following coding sequences:
- the SMIM3 gene encoding small integral membrane protein 3, with product MDAVSQVPMEAVLPKHILDIWVIVLIILATIVIMTSLLLCPATAVIIYRMRTHPVLNGAV